TTCTATTCTCTATCCTCCAAACGGTATGCATACTTTACTACTTGGAGAAACAGGTGTCGGAAAATCGATGTTCGCTTCTTTAATGCACGAATATGCAATTGAAGTGGAACAACTTCCAAAAGATGCGCCTTTTATCGTCTTTAACTGTGCTGATTATGCAAACAATCCACAACTACTACTTGGACAGTTATTTGGGATAAAAAAAGGAGCTTATACAGGTGCCAGTGATCAAAAAGGTTTAATTGAAAAGGCCCATGAAGGAATCCTTTTCTTAGATGAAGTACATCGTCTCCCTCCAGAAGGACAAGAAATGCTCTTCACATTTATTGATCGCGGAGTATATCGCCGCCTTGGAGAAACAGAAAATGAACGTAAGGCACAAGTATTAATTATTACTGCAACAACAGAAGAACCAAACTCATTTTTATTAAAAACATTTACAAGACGTATTCCAATGACCGTTACGCTTCCACCACTTCGTGAGCGAACGCATAAAGAACGCTTTGCTTTGTTGCAACTATTTTTCACAAATGAAGCGATTCGGCTACGAAAAGAGATTCATGTTAGTCCAAACGCAATGCGATCCTTCGTCTTTTACAATTGCCCAAATAACATTGGTCAATTGAAAACAGATGTACAAATTGCCTGCGCGAAAGCTTATTCTGATTTCGTAACAAAAAAACGTGATTCTGTCGGTGTTTCAAGTACAGATTTACCTTGGTATATGAAAGAAGGACTGTTTATCGAAAGAAAGAGCCGTCACCTATACCAAATACCAAATGAAACATTTGTATTTACAGGTGATGAAGGCTGGAGCAAGCATAAAACAGAAGATGAAAAACGTTCTTCTATTTACGATTATATTGATTATAAATATGAAGAACTTCAAGCACGCGGCATTGAAGAGGAAGAATTGGAATTACTAATAGAAAATGATATTCAAAGTTTTTTCGTTCAATATTTTAACCAAATGTCTAAAAAAACAAGTCATGAAAATGTTTTTAAAATTGTGGACCGTAATATCGTTTCCGTATGTGAAAAAATTGCAGAACTAGCTGAAAAACATTTATCTAAGACTTTTGATGAAAAAGTGTTTCTTGCATTAAGTTTACATGTACAGACAACTCTACAACGTTTACAAAGCGGGAAGCAAATTCATCACCCACAATTGAATCAAATTCGTACGAAATATAAAGAAGCTTTTTCCGTAGCTATGCAATGTATTCAACTGTTAGAAGAAGAATTACAAATAACAATGCCTATTGATGAAGCAGGCTTCTTAACAATGTTCTTCGTTGTTGACCCAATTCCTGCCTCACAAACAGAAGTAAAAGTATTAATATTAGCGCATGGTAATGGCATCGCAACAGAAATGGCAAACGTCGCAAACGAACTTCTCGGTATTGATGAAGTAACTGGTATCGATATGCCCTTGCATGAATCACCGAAAGATTTCTTAGAGCGTGTTAAGGTGTATATGAAAACACTTCAAAATGTAAACGGGCTTCTCTTACTTGTTGATATGGGATCTCTCGCTTATATTGGTGATATATTAGAAACTGAATTCAAAATTCCTGTACGTGTTCTTTCCATGACGAGCACACCACACGCACTAGAAGCAGCTCGAAAAGCTCAGCTTGGCTACTCATTAGATGCACTATATGAAACAGTGAAGAACTTAACGCCGTTCTATTTAAATGTACAAGAAGAAAAGAAAAAGCCGCTGTCACCAATGAAATCTGTTATTTTAACAGCTTGCTTAACTGGCGAAGGAAGTGCTTTAGCAATTCAAAAAATGTTAGAGAACTATTTACGCTTTGATAAAGACTTAATTGAAATTATTCCGATTAGTATCGTTCACGAAAAAGATTTAACAAAAATGATCGAGAACATAAAAAAAGAGCGTAATATCATTTGTATCGTCACAAATTTCGATGTGCAAGTACCATGCTTAACATACCACTTCCAAGACATTGTGAACTACACAGCGATTCAGCCAATTCAAGAATTAATTACGTATGAAGAAACATATGCGAAAATGGCTGATATTCTTGAACAACAAATGCAGCGTAACGATGGCGCATTACTTATTAAAACAATTCGTTATGCATTAAATACAATTCAAGAATTAATTTCTTTACAGCTAACTCCTGACAGTTTAATGGGTGTGATTTTGCATATGAGCTGCATGGTTGACCGTCTTCAAAAAGGCGAAAGTCTCCTCCCTCATCCTGATAAAGAGAAACGCAGACAAGATGAGTACTGGATGTACATGAAAGTAAAAAAAGCATTGCAACCTATTGAAAATACATTTGAAATACAAATACCAGATGACGAAGTATTTTATGTAATGGACTTCTTCATCAAAAATCAACCTGTAAAAAATTGATCTAGGCAGTTTTTAAATATATCGACCGTAACCTGGATTATATCAGCGATTTTTTAAATATATCGATTTATCGACAATAATCGCTAAAATTTGCACCTTATAGCAGAAAAGGCTGTTCCAAAATGTGGACAGCCTTTTTTCTATTTCTTTACTTTCCTTATTCTCCCCCTGATTTCGCCCTTCTTATTGGACTTCGTATAAACATTTACATATACATTCGCCTCAATGATTTCTTGAAGTAGGCTATCAAACGCTCTCCCCTGTAAAGGTCCTTCAAAATCCTCCACATTGACTACACCGGTCACGACTCCTTCACTTACACTAATACCTTGCTTTAGCGGACCAAACAAATTTAAAACAACTGGACCAATTTGATCCGCTTTTCCTAAATGAATTTGGCATGATGTAACCTTTTCGATGTTTTTCAATATGACCCGATATTGCAACTTCTTTAAATCCTCACTAAAAATAAACTCTGTTACACCATAAGCTTCTGTATTTACAGGAGGTATTTCCCTCTTCCCTGTTAACCTAGCAAAGAAATGTGTTGTCATACGGGCATTCTCCTTATATAAATTTCCCAGCACTACTTCTACTACTTTATGGTTTAGACATAATCATTTATGACTTTTTCAAGTTTTAATTACGAAGAAAAGATTCACACAATCTTTACATTAGAATCGTTCCTTTTGCTTTACTACCTCTTGTATAATGCACATAGAAAAACATTCTAGGAGGTGCTTTTGAAAAATAACAAATACACTTTTCACACATTATTAGAGATTTTTCTCGTCTCATTTAAATTAGGACTTACTTCATTTGGTGGCCCCGTCGCCCATCTCGGCTATTTCCACCACGAATACATACAAAAAAGAAAATGGATGGATGAAAGAAGCTATGGAGATTTAGTAGCACTATGCCAATTCCTCCCTGGCCCTGCTAGCAGTCAAGTCGGTATGGGGATTGGATTACTAAGAGGTGGTTTATTAGGAGCTATTGTTTCATGGATTGGATTCACGCTACCGTCTGTGCTTGTTTTGGTTTTCTTCACCTCGTTCCTTAATCAGTTCGATCTTGGAAGTGCTGGCTGGATTCACGGGCTAAAACTTGTAGCAGTCGCTATTGTCGCTCATGCCATATGGGGAATGGCACAAAAATTAACACCCGACCGAAATCGTGCGACCGTTGCGATTGTAACTGCCGCAATCGCCTTACTATGGCCAAACAGCTGGACACAAGTCATTCTCATTATAATATCTGGCTTTATTGGTTGGTTTTTATATCGCAATCAACCAATTAGCCAATCTCAAAATATAAAAGTACCTATTTCAAAAACGATAGCAGTCTCTTGTCTCGTCTTATTCTTCGGACTATTACTACTGCTACCAATATTAAGACCATTCTCTTATTACATCGCTTTATTTGATAGTTTTTATCGCTCTGGCGCACTTGTATTTGGAGGCGGACACGTCGTACTTCCCCTTCTTGAAGGTGAGTTCGTACAAAACAGCATGATGACAAAAGAACAGTTCCTAGCTGGATATGGATTAACACAAGCCGTACCAGGACCACTATTTACATTCGCCTCTTATATAGGCGAAGTGCTAAATGGAACCGCCGGAGCAATTGTTGCAACAATCGCGATCTTTCTTCCTGCCTTCTTGCTCGTTATTGGCGTCTTACCATTTTGGGACAGTGTAAGGAGAGTATCCTACATACAAGGCGCACTACTTGGAGTGAATGCAGCCGTTGTCGGTATTTTACTAGCAGCTTTTTATGATCCAATTTGGACGAGTACAATTATGAATTCTGTAGATTTCGTTTTTGCTTCTCTTCTATTTTGCTTACTCGCTTTTTGGAAAACGCCACCTTGGGTTATCGTTATACTCGGAGCCTTTGGTGGATATGTTCTATCCATTTTATAAACCTAAAAAAACGACGGCCCTATTTAGCCGTCGTTTTCCTATTAAAACTTCACAAGTTCTATTCCTTCAGGCAACTCGCTCTCCGTTAAAATACGCAATTCTTTCACACGATCCATTACGTAAGAAGAACGTTTCACAAGCTCTGGGTCAATATAAGCTGGATGCACCATAATTTCTACCGTTTGTTCACCCTGCACCCTTTCTTGTAACTTTACAAAGTAATCTTCCGTCACACCATCCGCGTAAAAGTCACTGTAAAACACGTCAGAAAACGGGCGTACCGCTCTCTCTTCCTCACAACGACGAATTGGAACATTATATTTAGCCGCTAATCTCTCAAGAACATCGTGCAAAATCGGTAATCCATGCACGTGATGATGACTATCTAAATGAGTTGGTGTTAATCCGTAAGAGAGGAATTTCTCAATTTGAGCAGTCCACTCCCTCTCAACTTCCTCTGGATTTACTTTCCCTTCCCATACGACGCTTTGTTTATGAAACAATCCATCGCTACTTACAAGTGATGGTACGTCTCCAAGAAGTGGTTTCCCTGCTGTTAATACGAGATGCACTCCTATCCCTAACGTTTTATACTCTTTCGCTAAGCTTACAGCATGTTCTGTCCCTGGCATATTCATCATCATCGTCGTTGAATTTACAAGTCCATTTTTATGTCCATCAATAATTCCGTAATTTGTACCTTCTGTAAGACCAAAATCATCTGCATTTACAATTAGCTTAATCATCGTAATACCTCCTACTAGAATTAAAAAAAGCGGGCTAAATAGCGCCGCTTTTATTTCTCTATCTTTTTAAAGAATTGTGGAAGATGCTCTTTATGTGCTTCCAACATTTCATCTAAAATTTGTTTTGCAACTTTATCTGATGGTACAAGTGGATTAATTGTCATAGCAAGCAGCGCTTTATGATAATCCCCTGTAACAGCAGCTTCAATTGTTGTGCGCTCAAATGATTTAATTTGCTGTACTAAACCGCGAACCGGTACTGGAAGATCTCCAACCGCAATTGGTTTTGGACCTTCTTTCGTAATAATACAGTTCACTTCAACAGCTGAATCATGTGGCAAGCTTGCAATTGTTCCGTTGTTTCGTGTATTAACAGGCTGGATATCACCTTTATTATTGTAAATAGACGTAATTAAGCTACATGCTGCATCACTATAATAAGCTCCGCCACGTTTTTCTAATTGTGGTGGCTTAATATCTAAATTCGGGTCTTTATATAACTCGAATAAATCATCTTCTAATTGTTTTACTACTTCTGCACGTGTACCTTTTTCAATCGAAGCTTCTTTCTCTTCTTCTAACATTTCACGTGTTTTGTAGTAGTAACGATGGTATGGACATGGAATTGCACGAAGACCGCGAATAAAGTCTGGCTCCCAGTTAAGCGCAGCGATATTTTCCATCGTAATTTGCTTTTCTGGATCTGTTACAAGCTCTAACACACGATCCATTACACTTACTCCGTCTAAGTATACATCTAATCCGTATACCATATGATTTAAACCTGCAAAATCAACGTGGACACGACTTGCATCTACTTCAAGTAATCTCGCAAGACCCATACGAATTCCGATTGGAACGTTACACAGACCAACTACTCTTTGAATATTTGTATAACGAAGAACAGCTTCTGTTACCATACCTGCTGGGTTCGCAAAGTTAATTAACCATGCATTCGGACAAAGCTCCTCCATGTCCTTACAAATATCTAAAATAACAGGAATCGTTCTCAGCGCTTTAAATAAACCACCAGGACCATTCGTTTCCTGACCAATCACATCATATTTTAATGGAATTGCTTCATCTTTTGCACGAGCTTCTAATAAACCAACGCGAAGCTGTGTTGTTACAAAGTCAGCATCCTTTAATGCCTCGCGGCGATCAAGCGTTAAATGTACCTCGATTGGTAAACCAGATTTTTTCACCATACGTTTCGCTAAGTTACCAACGATTTCTAACTTTTCTTTTCCTGCCTCAATATCTACTAACCAAATTTCACGAACAGGAAGCTCATCATAACGTTTAATAAATCCTTCAATTAACTCTGGTGTATAACTAGATCCACCGCCGATTGTAGCAATTTTAATTCCAGTCATGCTTTATTCCCCTTTCGCTTCTAACTTTTTATAAAGGTCAATAAATTCTGCCGCTAATTCTTTCACTGTAATCGCATTCATTAAATGATCTTGTGCATGAATTAAAAGAACACTAATCTCTGTTTTTTCTCCTCTTGCTTCTGATTGTATGAGCTCTGTTTGGAAATGATGCGCTTCATTAATCGCTTCTTTCGCCTTTACCATCGCTTCATCAGCTTCTGCCATTTTCCCCTGTTTGGCAAATTGAAGTGCCTCCATTGCAAAGCTTCGTGCATTACCACTATTTAAAATCAATTGGAATGGAATTTGTTCTGCTGTAGTCATCATAATTACCGCCCTCTCTATAAGGTTCAACCGATTTAAATACCCCTTCAGTTTGAACATGTCTATTAAATTATTATTTTATTAATGATAGTTTGGTGTTCTTATAGATGTATTTCATCTTTTTGAACATGATATAAAGGTGATTGTTCTCACAGACAATATTGTCTGTGAGAACAATCTTTATGTTACATAGGTACAGAGTTGTTATTTCCTTGCGTTGCTGCTTTTTCAGTACGAACAACTGAACGGTCACATAACACAACGAATGGATAATAGATTACCATCGCAATTACAAAGTTGAATAACTGTAGAATTGCACCTGAAATATGTCCACCTGTTACAAGATAACCACTAATAATTGGTGGTGTTGCCCATGGAATCATCACAACTGTTTTTGGTACCCAACCAATAGATATAGCTGTATAAGAAGTAATTACTAATACAATTGGTGCTAGAATAAACGGTAAGAATAAAATCGGATTTAAGATAATTGGTGTACCAAAGATTACGGGTTCATTAATGTTGAATGCACCTGGACCAATTGATAAACGAGATACACCGCGTAATTGTGCACTTTTTGCTACAAGTAATACCACTACTAAGAACGCTAATGTTGCACCAGAACCACCAAGATATACAAAAGTATCAAAGAATGGTTTTGTAATAATGTTTGGAACATCAAATGCAGATGTACCACCTTGGAATAACTTCATGTTTTTCTCTAATGCCGGTAAGTATAATGGCTCAATAATACCACCAACGATATTTGGACCATGTAAACCGAAGAACCAAAGAAGATGAACAAGGATTACAATGACAATTGCACTTGGTAATGTCCCCGCTAAACTTTGCAGTGGTGATTGAATCGTATTAAAGATAAATTCATGAACACTTGTACCAGCTAATTTCACTGCTAATTGAATACCTGCAACTACTGTTAAGATAACAAATGCTGGAACTATAGCTGCGAAAGATCTTAAAACTGCTGGTGGTACTCCATCAGGCATTTTAAAAGTAATGTTTCTTTGTACAAAGAAACGGAATACCTCAGTAACAAGGAGTGCCACAATAATTGCTACGAATAACCCTTGTGCACCTGTCCAAGCTAAGTTCAATCCGCCTTCTTTCGGTGTTGTTGGCGTAAGAATAATTAACGCACCAAATGAAATAATACCTGCTGACAAACCATCAACGCCGTAAGATTTTGCTAAGTTATAACTTGTTGTAAATGCTATGATTAGTGCTAGAATTGCGAAAGAACCAGTCCACATTCCACCGCCAACTTGTTTCCACGTTTCACCAAACAAACCTTTCATGAAATCTTGGAAAGCTTCAGATGGAAAACCATTAATTAGTGATGCCAGTGCACCAACTAAAATAAGTGGCATAACTGCAATAAATCCGTCACGGATCGCAGCTAAGTGACGTTGCGATCCGATTTTACCAGCGACAGGAACAATATACTTCTCCATGAATGCAATAAACTTTTGCATTTCGCTTCCCCCCTAATTATTTTTTAAGTGTTAATGCGTGATCTAAAACTGCTTCTCCATTCATCATGCCGTAGTGCATTGGATTAATAACATCGATTCCAACGTTTTTCTCATCAGCAAGCGTTTTCATTGAAGAGAGCATGTAACGAACTTGTGGTCCTAATAATAGTACATCTGCTTGATCGATATTGTTTTTTACTGCATCCCCAGATACAGCCCAAATCTTTCCTTCTAAACCGCGAGCTTTTGCAGCCACTTCCATTTTTGTAACTAGTAAACTTGTAGACATCCCTGCTGAGCAACATAATAAAATATTCATTTGAAAATCCCCCTTGTGTAGTATAAAAAATTTATGTTTATTTATTTTTCTTTACGCTATTTATTAATGCAATTATCGTGCCAACTTTTTAAAACCACTAAAATCAGCACTTTTTCGACTGTTTTCTTTGTGTGTTAACGCTTTCAATTAGTGTGTCGCTCAAAAAACACACAGTGTGTTATAAAACAACACGCTTTTAACACATAACTGTATGAAAATAGATTAGTGTTTAGTTGTCTAGTTGTGTTTAAAATAAAAAAACACTGAAAAAACTTTTTTCAGTAAAAAATAATTTATTATTTTAACCCACTATTATTTAATAAAATAAAAAAACCTTGCATAAGCAAGGTTCATTCCGCTTCTGACATCTTCCTATATAATTCTACAAACTCACTCGCCAATTCCTTCACTGTAATTGCGTTCATTAAATGATCTTGTGCATGCACCATCAGCAGGGTAACCTCGGTTTTTTCCCCGGCAGCCTCTTTCTGTATGAGCTCTGTTTGTAAGCGGTGCGCCTCTTTTAATTCCTCTAACGCTTCTTGTAATTTCGCTTCTGCTTCTGTAAACTCTCCACGCTTTGCGCAATCAATTGCTTCCATTGAACAACTTCTCGCATTTCCTCCATGCAAGATTAAATGAAAAGCTTTCGTTTCTACCGTATCCATTTTAGTTCTTTACGCCCCCTTTTCTTCCGCTAATTTTTGTTTATCCCATATTTTTAAGAATGGTAAATAAATAAAGAATGCTAGTGCAAAGTTCACAAGTTGCAAAATAACTCCCGAGAATTTACCACCCGACCCTAAATATCCACTAAATAGAATAGGTGTAGTCCATGTTACAGCAGCTCCGCTCGGACGGGCAACCATCCCCCATTCCATCGCAAAGTAAGAAACAACCGTTAATACAACTGGAACCAATATAAATGGAATCAGTAACAGCGGGTTCATGACAATTGGCATACCGAAAGTCACCATCTCGTTAATATTAAAAATACCAGGTGCAATCGACAAACGGCCTAAACTTTTTAATTGCTGACTTCGTGCAAATAATAACATTCCGACAACTAAAGCAAGTGTTGCACCAGATCCTCCCATATAAATCCATAGGTCAAAAAACTGTGCTGTAATTGTATTCGGTACATCTTGCCCGGCCTGAAAAGCAATTCGATTCTGATCCATTAACGATAACCAAATCGGGCTCATTACACCACCTACAATTGTAGCCCCATGAATTCCGCATGCCCAAAGGACATGAACGAGAATAACCGCTATAACTGCTCCCCAAAGACTAGCACCAAGTACACTAAGTGGTTCTTGCAATAGCTTCCCTACAACATTATGAATACTTCCGAAAGTCGTATGTTCAAAAATTAATCTAATAATCCAAACAACTGTCACAACAATAAATCCTGGAATAAGCGCTGCAAATGAACGTGTTACTGCTGGTGGAACGGTCTCAGGCATCTTTATAATCATCTTTTTCTGCACAAGAAATCGGTATATTTCAGTAGATATAATTGCAATAATCATCGCTACAAATAAACCTTGGCTTCCCATTAATGCCGCTGGAATTACGCCATCTACCAGTATACTTTCTTTCGTACCCGGCATGATATATGCAACTTGAAATGGAGTTGCCAGTAGAAATGTTACAAGTGACAATGCCCCAGATGCTAAAGCATCTACTTTATAATACTCACCAAGTCTGTAAGCGATTCCAAAAACAGCTATTAAAGCCATTATATTAAAAGTTGCACTAACTGGATACCCTAATGCTACGTTCCAGTTTTTCCCGAACAAACTCGCCATGAATTCACTATACCCTGGGATTGGTAATGTACTAATAATAAGAAAAATTGATCCTATAATTAAGAAAGGCATCGTCAATACAAGCCCATCACGAATTGCTAATAAATGCCTCTGCTCTGCAACCTTTCCTGCAACCGGCATCACATATTTCTCTAAAAACCGTATCATCTATCCCACTCTCCTCATGGTTTCATTGACAAAGCTGCTTGTAAGATAGCTTCTCCATTACAAAGCCCGTAATGGACGGATTGAATGACATCCACAGGTACTCCCTTCTCCTTACATAATTCTTTCATTTTCGGTAATAAATAACGTACTTGCGGTCCAAGTAAAAGTACATCAGCTTCATCTATGTGACTATTTACTTCAGAACCTGATACAGCCCAAATCTTTACCTCTATCCCTCTTGCCTCTGCTGCTTTCTCCATTTTTGTAACTATCAAACTGGAAGACATTCCCGCTGCACAGCAAAGCAAAATATTCATTCCACTTCCCTCCCCTTTTTCTAAACCTAAGTTATGGCCCATCCCTTACCACCACTAGGTTACAAATATATATGTCTAGATTTCTTGCTGTATGCCGAGCTTAAACACAAAAATTTCTCGGTTTTCACGCTATTCCATCTATCGGTATTTTCCTAGTAAAGAGTACTCTAACTCGCTATAATGATTCAGTATGATTTTTTTACAATTGATAGGAGGATATATTTATGAAGGCATATCGCTTTCCACTTATTTTATTATCTTCCATCCTAATTGGTGGTTTCATTGGTTATTTCATGGGTGCCGATGCAGTTGCTTTAAAGCCGCTTGGTGACATTTTCTTAAACTTAATGTTTACGATTGTTGTACCTTTAGTGTTCTTTAGCATCGCGTCATCTATTGCCAATATGGATGGATTAAAACGTTTCGGTAAAATTATGTCTAGTATGGCTGGGACTTTCTTATTTACAAGTATTTTAGCTGCTATTTTTATGATTATCATCGTGAAAGTATTCCCGCCAGCACAAGGTGTTGTATTAGAACTAACACAGCCTGATAAAGCTGAAAAAGCTGTTAGCGTCGCTGATCAAATTGTCGGTATCCTAACAGTATCAGACTTCTCGAAGTTACTGTCTCGTGAAAATATGTTAGCTCTTATTTTCTTCTCTATTTTAATGGGAATTGCAACTTCAGCAGTTGGCGAAAAAGGAAAACCATTCGCTACATTCCTACAAGCTGGTGCAGAAATTTCAATGAAAGTTGTATCTTTCATTATGTACTACGCTCCAATCGGACTAGCTGCTTACTTCGCAGCATTAGTTGGTGAATTCGGACCGCAACTTCTTGGAACTTACTTCCGAGCAGCAATGGTATACTATCCAGCTTCTCTTATTTACTTCTTTGTATTCTTTACCTTCTATGCGTAC
This genomic interval from Bacillus cereus contains the following:
- the exsM gene encoding exosporium regulatory protein ExsM, with translation MTTHFFARLTGKREIPPVNTEAYGVTEFIFSEDLKKLQYRVILKNIEKVTSCQIHLGKADQIGPVVLNLFGPLKQGISVSEGVVTGVVNVEDFEGPLQGRAFDSLLQEIIEANVYVNVYTKSNKKGEIRGRIRKVKK
- a CDS encoding PTS sugar transporter subunit IIB translates to MNILLCCSAGMSTSLLVTKMEVAAKARGLEGKIWAVSGDAVKNNIDQADVLLLGPQVRYMLSSMKTLADEKNVGIDVINPMHYGMMNGEAVLDHALTLKK
- a CDS encoding PTS sugar transporter subunit IIB — encoded protein: MNILLCCAAGMSSSLIVTKMEKAAEARGIEVKIWAVSGSEVNSHIDEADVLLLGPQVRYLLPKMKELCKEKGVPVDVIQSVHYGLCNGEAILQAALSMKP
- a CDS encoding PTS lactose/cellobiose transporter subunit IIA; the protein is MDTVETKAFHLILHGGNARSCSMEAIDCAKRGEFTEAEAKLQEALEELKEAHRLQTELIQKEAAGEKTEVTLLMVHAQDHLMNAITVKELASEFVELYRKMSEAE
- the celB gene encoding PTS cellobiose transporter subunit IIC yields the protein MIRFLEKYVMPVAGKVAEQRHLLAIRDGLVLTMPFLIIGSIFLIISTLPIPGYSEFMASLFGKNWNVALGYPVSATFNIMALIAVFGIAYRLGEYYKVDALASGALSLVTFLLATPFQVAYIMPGTKESILVDGVIPAALMGSQGLFVAMIIAIISTEIYRFLVQKKMIIKMPETVPPAVTRSFAALIPGFIVVTVVWIIRLIFEHTTFGSIHNVVGKLLQEPLSVLGASLWGAVIAVILVHVLWACGIHGATIVGGVMSPIWLSLMDQNRIAFQAGQDVPNTITAQFFDLWIYMGGSGATLALVVGMLLFARSQQLKSLGRLSIAPGIFNINEMVTFGMPIVMNPLLLIPFILVPVVLTVVSYFAMEWGMVARPSGAAVTWTTPILFSGYLGSGGKFSGVILQLVNFALAFFIYLPFLKIWDKQKLAEEKGA
- a CDS encoding PRD domain-containing protein, whose amino-acid sequence is MKRIDLIFNAIQKGNYTEGVTASELATLLQLDRANVSSDLNKLVKDNRLLKTITRPVRFYIETNTSLETHSTKSTSLDTFAIENTSLKIAIEKAKASILYPPNGMHTLLLGETGVGKSMFASLMHEYAIEVEQLPKDAPFIVFNCADYANNPQLLLGQLFGIKKGAYTGASDQKGLIEKAHEGILFLDEVHRLPPEGQEMLFTFIDRGVYRRLGETENERKAQVLIITATTEEPNSFLLKTFTRRIPMTVTLPPLRERTHKERFALLQLFFTNEAIRLRKEIHVSPNAMRSFVFYNCPNNIGQLKTDVQIACAKAYSDFVTKKRDSVGVSSTDLPWYMKEGLFIERKSRHLYQIPNETFVFTGDEGWSKHKTEDEKRSSIYDYIDYKYEELQARGIEEEELELLIENDIQSFFVQYFNQMSKKTSHENVFKIVDRNIVSVCEKIAELAEKHLSKTFDEKVFLALSLHVQTTLQRLQSGKQIHHPQLNQIRTKYKEAFSVAMQCIQLLEEELQITMPIDEAGFLTMFFVVDPIPASQTEVKVLILAHGNGIATEMANVANELLGIDEVTGIDMPLHESPKDFLERVKVYMKTLQNVNGLLLLVDMGSLAYIGDILETEFKIPVRVLSMTSTPHALEAARKAQLGYSLDALYETVKNLTPFYLNVQEEKKKPLSPMKSVILTACLTGEGSALAIQKMLENYLRFDKDLIEIIPISIVHEKDLTKMIENIKKERNIICIVTNFDVQVPCLTYHFQDIVNYTAIQPIQELITYEETYAKMADILEQQMQRNDGALLIKTIRYALNTIQELISLQLTPDSLMGVILHMSCMVDRLQKGESLLPHPDKEKRRQDEYWMYMKVKKALQPIENTFEIQIPDDEVFYVMDFFIKNQPVKN
- a CDS encoding chromate transporter, producing the protein MKNNKYTFHTLLEIFLVSFKLGLTSFGGPVAHLGYFHHEYIQKRKWMDERSYGDLVALCQFLPGPASSQVGMGIGLLRGGLLGAIVSWIGFTLPSVLVLVFFTSFLNQFDLGSAGWIHGLKLVAVAIVAHAIWGMAQKLTPDRNRATVAIVTAAIALLWPNSWTQVILIIISGFIGWFLYRNQPISQSQNIKVPISKTIAVSCLVLFFGLLLLLPILRPFSYYIALFDSFYRSGALVFGGGHVVLPLLEGEFVQNSMMTKEQFLAGYGLTQAVPGPLFTFASYIGEVLNGTAGAIVATIAIFLPAFLLVIGVLPFWDSVRRVSYIQGALLGVNAAVVGILLAAFYDPIWTSTIMNSVDFVFASLLFCLLAFWKTPPWVIVILGAFGGYVLSIL
- a CDS encoding PTS lactose/cellobiose transporter subunit IIA, whose translation is MMTTAEQIPFQLILNSGNARSFAMEALQFAKQGKMAEADEAMVKAKEAINEAHHFQTELIQSEARGEKTEISVLLIHAQDHLMNAITVKELAAEFIDLYKKLEAKGE
- the celB gene encoding PTS cellobiose transporter subunit IIC — protein: MQKFIAFMEKYIVPVAGKIGSQRHLAAIRDGFIAVMPLILVGALASLINGFPSEAFQDFMKGLFGETWKQVGGGMWTGSFAILALIIAFTTSYNLAKSYGVDGLSAGIISFGALIILTPTTPKEGGLNLAWTGAQGLFVAIIVALLVTEVFRFFVQRNITFKMPDGVPPAVLRSFAAIVPAFVILTVVAGIQLAVKLAGTSVHEFIFNTIQSPLQSLAGTLPSAIVIVILVHLLWFFGLHGPNIVGGIIEPLYLPALEKNMKLFQGGTSAFDVPNIITKPFFDTFVYLGGSGATLAFLVVVLLVAKSAQLRGVSRLSIGPGAFNINEPVIFGTPIILNPILFLPFILAPIVLVITSYTAISIGWVPKTVVMIPWATPPIISGYLVTGGHISGAILQLFNFVIAMVIYYPFVVLCDRSVVRTEKAATQGNNNSVPM
- the celF gene encoding 6-phospho-beta-glucosidase, with the protein product MTGIKIATIGGGSSYTPELIEGFIKRYDELPVREIWLVDIEAGKEKLEIVGNLAKRMVKKSGLPIEVHLTLDRREALKDADFVTTQLRVGLLEARAKDEAIPLKYDVIGQETNGPGGLFKALRTIPVILDICKDMEELCPNAWLINFANPAGMVTEAVLRYTNIQRVVGLCNVPIGIRMGLARLLEVDASRVHVDFAGLNHMVYGLDVYLDGVSVMDRVLELVTDPEKQITMENIAALNWEPDFIRGLRAIPCPYHRYYYKTREMLEEEKEASIEKGTRAEVVKQLEDDLFELYKDPNLDIKPPQLEKRGGAYYSDAACSLITSIYNNKGDIQPVNTRNNGTIASLPHDSAVEVNCIITKEGPKPIAVGDLPVPVRGLVQQIKSFERTTIEAAVTGDYHKALLAMTINPLVPSDKVAKQILDEMLEAHKEHLPQFFKKIEK
- the chbG gene encoding chitin disaccharide deacetylase, which encodes MIKLIVNADDFGLTEGTNYGIIDGHKNGLVNSTTMMMNMPGTEHAVSLAKEYKTLGIGVHLVLTAGKPLLGDVPSLVSSDGLFHKQSVVWEGKVNPEEVEREWTAQIEKFLSYGLTPTHLDSHHHVHGLPILHDVLERLAAKYNVPIRRCEEERAVRPFSDVFYSDFYADGVTEDYFVKLQERVQGEQTVEIMVHPAYIDPELVKRSSYVMDRVKELRILTESELPEGIELVKF